The window CAGGGCCTGCAGGTCCGCCTGCGCGGTGGAAACCCCGTCATCGATGTTGCGCATGAGCCGCGAGGCGGCCCGGATGTCACCGTCGATGACTCGCTGCGAGAGTTGCGTCGCCGTTGCCAAGCTCACTCCTGTGGCGCGTCCACGCCCACGGCCTTCACGGCCTCCGCGGGGACCTTCAGCAGGTCCGCCACCAGGCGGACGACGCCGGGGAAATCATCCAGATCGAATCGCTCCGACCACACCTTGCCCTTGGCGCCCGCCAGCAGGCCCCGGAACGTGCGGCCGGCCAGCCGGGCGGCGGCGAAGCGGTAGGGCTCGCCGTTCACCGACAGCTGCACCAGCACCTCCAGGCTGCTGCGCGGAGGCACCAGCGCCTGGGACCCGAAGGCCTCGGCCAGCTCCCCGTAGCTCACCAGCCCCTTGCTGGCGGGGATCGCCGCCTGCGAGCGGGACAGGGCCTCGTCCACCAGCGCCAGCAGGTAGCTGCTCAGCCCCGAGAGCTCTCGGAACTCGGACAGCTCGAAGCGGTGCCCCGCTCCGACCGTCAGTACCTCCTCGGCCTTCCGCACCTGCTCGACCTGGAAGTGCCCCTCCCGGTTCGCCGCCAAGGTGAAGGACATGGCTCCGGCCTTCAGCTCCGCGGTCAGCGCCAGCGTCTCCGGGTCCACGCTGGGGCTCAGTCCCAAGGCTTGGAGCTGCGCCGAGCGGCGCTCCAGGTGGAACAGGGACTCATCGAAGTCGTCGCTGATGCGCTGCGTCAGCGCCTCGGCGCTCTCCACGCCCTCGAGCCAGATGGAGGGCAGCCCCACCACGGCCGGAGGCGCCACGGGGACCAGCTGATCCCCCGAGACCTGAAACGTCACGCTCGGGATGGGCTGGTGGGTGAGTGGGTTCTCCAGGGCGGAGCCCTCCCCCAGCTCCAGCACCGCCTGGTCGCCGGCGGTGCCCTTCTCCACGCGCAGTCCGAGCTGCTCGAGCCGGGAGGTCGTCATCCGTCAGGCCTTGAAGATCTCTCGGGCGATGATGGAGCGCTGCACCTCGCTGGTGCCCTCGCCGATCTCACACAGCTTGGCGTCGCGCAGGTAGCGCTCGACGGGGAACTCGCGGGTGTAGCCGTAGCCACCGTGGATCTGCACCGCCTTGTTGCAGGCGCGCATGGCCGCCTCCGAAGCGAAGAGCTTCGCCATGGAGGCCTGCTGCGTGTACGGCTGGCCCGCGTCCGCCAGGTACGCCGCGCGGTGGACGAGCAGTCGCGCCGCATCCATCTCCGTCTTCATGTCCGCGAACATCCAGCGCAGGCCCTGGAACTCGGCGATGGGCTGGCCAAAGGCGGTGCGCTCCCGGGCGTAGCGCACCGACTCCTCCAGCGCACCCCGGCCCAGGCCCACCGCCAGCGCGCCGATGGTGATGCGGCCCTTGTCGAGGATCTTCAGCGTGTCGATGAAGCCGCGGTCCACCTCGCCCAGCCGCTGCGAGTCCGGCACCTCCACGCCCTCGAGGATGAGCTCCGCCGTGTCCGAGGAGCGCATGCCCAGCTTGCCGTGGATGGAGCGCTGGCTGAAGCCCGGCATCCCCTTCTCGAGGATGAAGGCGGTGATGCCCTTCTGCTTCTTCTCCGCCGAGGTGACGGCCAGCACCACGAACACATCGCCCACGGTGCCCTGGGTGATGAACATCTTCGAGCCGTTGAGCACCCACGTGTCGCCCTTGCGCACGGCGGTGGTCTTCATGCCGGCGGCGTCCGAGCCGGAGCCGGGCTCGGTCAGGCCCCACGCGCCCAGGAACTCACCGGTGGCCAGCTTGGGCAGGTACTTGCGCTTCTGCGCATCGTTGCCGAACACGCGGATGTGGCTGGTGCCCAGACCGTTGTGCGAGGCCACGGTCAGGGCCAACGAGCCGTCGTAGCGGGCGATCTCCTCCACCGCCACCGCCACGGCCAGGCTGTCCATCGCCGCGCCGCCATACTCCTCGGCCACCAGCATGCCCATGACGCCGAGCTGCCCCAGCTCGCGCACCACCTCCATGGGGAACTTCTCCTCCTTGTCCCATTCGCGGGCTTGGGTCTTCACCTTCCGCTCGCAGAAGTCCTTGAGAGCGGCCTTGAGGGCGCGGTGGCTTTCGGGAAGTTCGAGGTCCATGGTCGACGGTATCTAAGCGCAGAGAGTACCCGGCCATGTGGCCACGCCGGGGGGGAATGCAAGTTACGCTTCTCACACTGTCCGGGCCACGCTCATGGTGGCCCGGGAGAGCGTCCAGAGCTGGACGCTCGGCTGGCCTCAGACCGGGTACACGCCGTGCTTCTTCTCACTCCGGGGCTGGGTGCGGCGGGCGTAGACCTCGAAGCGCGTCGTCAGCTCATGACGCAGCCGGTCACCGGGGACGATCTCGTCCACCACCAGCTCGCTGGCCAGCTTGTAGATGTCCACGTCGGCCCGGTACTCGTCGCGGAGCTTCTGCACGTAGGC is drawn from Hyalangium ruber and contains these coding sequences:
- a CDS encoding acyl-CoA dehydrogenase family protein produces the protein MDLELPESHRALKAALKDFCERKVKTQAREWDKEEKFPMEVVRELGQLGVMGMLVAEEYGGAAMDSLAVAVAVEEIARYDGSLALTVASHNGLGTSHIRVFGNDAQKRKYLPKLATGEFLGAWGLTEPGSGSDAAGMKTTAVRKGDTWVLNGSKMFITQGTVGDVFVVLAVTSAEKKQKGITAFILEKGMPGFSQRSIHGKLGMRSSDTAELILEGVEVPDSQRLGEVDRGFIDTLKILDKGRITIGALAVGLGRGALEESVRYARERTAFGQPIAEFQGLRWMFADMKTEMDAARLLVHRAAYLADAGQPYTQQASMAKLFASEAAMRACNKAVQIHGGYGYTREFPVERYLRDAKLCEIGEGTSEVQRSIIAREIFKA